Proteins from a single region of Dehalococcoidales bacterium:
- a CDS encoding flavodoxin family protein, whose protein sequence is MKALIVYDSVYGNTEQIARAIGDAITDDVKVLRADAVDPSDLESIDLLIVGAPTYGGRATPAARTFLDMIKGTAIKGISVATFDTRLSARWVKIFGYAAGRIASTLKRKGGNLVLRPAGFFVKGTKGPLKEGELERAAAWAKEITKSIK, encoded by the coding sequence ATGAAAGCATTAATAGTCTATGACTCGGTCTATGGGAATACGGAGCAAATTGCCAGGGCGATTGGCGATGCCATTACCGACGATGTTAAGGTGCTTCGAGCCGATGCAGTGGACCCTTCCGACCTGGAATCGATTGACCTCCTCATTGTCGGTGCTCCAACATACGGGGGCAGAGCGACACCAGCGGCTCGAACCTTCCTGGATATGATTAAAGGGACTGCGATTAAGGGTATCAGTGTCGCGACGTTCGATACCAGACTCTCGGCGAGATGGGTTAAAATCTTCGGCTATGCCGCCGGAAGAATCGCCAGCACCCTGAAAAGAAAGGGTGGTAATCTTGTTTTGCGCCCTGCAGGTTTCTTCGTCAAGGGCACAAAGGGTCCACTGAAAGAGGGGGAGTTGGAGCGCGCCGCCGCCTGGGCAAAAGAAATTACTAAGAGCATCAAGTAG
- a CDS encoding adenylate/guanylate cyclase domain-containing protein: MDRLRRFMHKPRVRWLSKRGRYSRGILVALAIGAALGLMSHFNLLYGAQLKSGDLLFGSAYLQSPRQAGEIVIVAIDDRSLGQLGHYSSWSRSYHAEVADVLSSAGARVIAFDVLFSEPASDDEVFAASIRNAGNVVIPLAYASTTNKLTATGTIVFQDILNPIRILQESAVAVGHANIIPDEDGVMRRLPITISGGTDPTPALSLTVVASYLRRPQVIESAIEDDVLTFAGRSIPLDSSGNMLINYTCDSVAPMSFKTVSYADVLTGNVEPDIFQDKIVMIGATAVGLGDTFWTPAGRIMSGVEIHATAVDTILTANFLKPVPATATAASIMVLAFLCGLMVLRFRTVWSTLGCVLLGIGYYLFAFTLFDKGAVMNTLYPPLTILGTFVGVNLYNIVVERREKTEMAKTFGRYISAPVVDNVLTALREGELKLGGEEREITVLFADVRGFTGITERTPVVELVKTLNRYLSVIIEATLKHDGMVNKLGGDSIMAVWNAPIELKDHAILAVRTAICALRDIRELQEREPELPKMDFGIGINTGKVVAGNMGSVNRLEYSVIGDAVNTAARLTDIAPGGEIWIGSNSHDLVKGSIATESLPPLALRGKREPVHAYRVVDCYDLRDDSQNSRILVATG; encoded by the coding sequence ATGGACAGATTGAGGCGCTTCATGCATAAGCCGCGCGTCCGCTGGTTGTCGAAGCGAGGCCGCTACTCAAGAGGCATCCTCGTCGCTCTTGCCATTGGCGCGGCACTCGGTTTGATGTCTCATTTCAATCTGCTCTACGGGGCCCAATTGAAGAGCGGCGACCTCCTGTTTGGGTCGGCGTACCTGCAATCACCAAGACAAGCGGGCGAGATTGTCATCGTTGCCATTGATGATAGAAGCCTGGGTCAGCTTGGGCACTACTCTTCATGGTCACGGTCCTATCACGCGGAGGTGGCAGATGTACTCAGCAGCGCCGGTGCCAGGGTGATAGCCTTTGATGTTCTCTTCTCCGAACCGGCATCCGACGATGAAGTATTTGCAGCGTCTATTCGTAATGCTGGAAACGTAGTCATACCGCTTGCCTATGCTTCCACCACCAACAAGTTAACGGCCACAGGGACGATAGTTTTTCAGGATATCCTGAATCCGATACGGATTCTTCAAGAGAGTGCCGTTGCCGTTGGGCATGCCAACATTATTCCCGACGAAGATGGGGTTATGCGAAGACTGCCTATTACAATATCCGGAGGGACCGACCCCACCCCGGCGCTATCATTGACTGTTGTGGCCAGTTACCTTCGCCGGCCCCAGGTCATCGAATCTGCTATCGAGGACGACGTGCTGACTTTCGCAGGCCGGTCAATTCCGCTCGATAGTTCCGGAAACATGCTGATTAACTATACCTGTGACTCAGTTGCTCCGATGAGCTTTAAGACTGTCTCCTATGCTGATGTGCTTACCGGCAATGTTGAGCCAGACATATTTCAGGACAAGATTGTGATGATTGGTGCCACGGCAGTCGGACTTGGCGATACATTCTGGACACCCGCAGGGCGAATAATGAGTGGCGTGGAGATACATGCTACTGCGGTCGATACTATCCTGACTGCCAATTTCCTGAAGCCGGTTCCTGCCACTGCTACCGCTGCGTCGATTATGGTGTTGGCCTTTCTTTGCGGCCTTATGGTACTGAGGTTCAGGACGGTATGGTCTACCCTTGGATGTGTGTTACTCGGCATTGGGTACTACCTGTTCGCTTTTACGTTATTTGACAAGGGTGCCGTCATGAACACACTGTACCCGCCGCTGACTATTCTGGGTACGTTTGTGGGTGTGAATCTTTATAATATCGTCGTTGAAAGGCGTGAGAAAACAGAGATGGCGAAGACCTTCGGTCGCTATATCTCCGCCCCGGTAGTAGATAACGTTCTGACGGCATTAAGGGAGGGTGAACTGAAACTGGGTGGCGAGGAGCGCGAGATTACTGTACTCTTTGCCGATGTTCGTGGCTTCACCGGTATCACCGAGAGGACGCCGGTGGTGGAACTGGTTAAGACGCTGAACCGCTATTTATCGGTGATTATCGAGGCTACCCTCAAACATGACGGTATGGTGAACAAACTAGGCGGTGATAGCATCATGGCCGTCTGGAATGCTCCGATAGAGCTCAAGGATCATGCGATACTGGCTGTAAGAACGGCTATCTGTGCCTTGCGTGACATCAGGGAGTTGCAGGAACGCGAACCTGAACTTCCAAAGATGGACTTTGGCATCGGTATCAATACAGGGAAAGTAGTAGCAGGCAACATGGGGTCAGTAAACCGACTGGAATATTCCGTGATTGGCGATGCTGTAAACACCGCTGCCAGGCTAACTGATATTGCACCGGGTGGGGAGATATGGATTGGAAGCAATAGCCATGATCTTGTGAAAGGTAGCATTGCTACAGAGTCGTTGCCACCACTTGCTT